The following are encoded together in the Lathyrus oleraceus cultivar Zhongwan6 chromosome 3, CAAS_Psat_ZW6_1.0, whole genome shotgun sequence genome:
- the LOC127131749 gene encoding uncharacterized protein LOC127131749: MVGSVTASFSDLVAVGIKVELGLKNGKMIIAASNSINNNNTKKFSSNFHKKKEGETNAVMGSRRKNQPWKKQQYFAQQHYVQQPQFSQQLYVAAITPTFNQQVPVHQSTQAVPIFQTTPYVPTYQQAPNASAYQQRTPAPRQNAPFQNRRQGGKPQIPQIPMSYTELYPSLLKKGLVVLKPSGPPPNPLPPYYNPNVHCLFHEGAPGHDLEGCYALKHIVRELIEKKILSLGDTSPNVKNNPLPAHGSVNAIDDEPDEGLILDATKIKTPLRYFHAKLVEAGLLKNCHKSCEECTIGPKGCEMVRKDIQELINQGVLQVSGRMKKNEVPVIEPIFNLPELSTTTPIFNIPEPIFNILDSTFVQPIFNIPESVEPIFNMPNPVVVQRPSSFPFENTKAVPWKYDTAVVNQRSEKVGQKEGLNIASTGIVVGSRMTRSGRIYTPQFNLAPPIPPKETTTTVTDKGKEVITTDEDAEFLRIIKKSDCKIIDQLHQTPSKISILSLLMSSPAHRSALQKLLAQAHVTHDITID; the protein is encoded by the coding sequence ATGGTGGGAAGCGTGACTGCAAGTTTTTCAGACTTGGTGGCCGTGGGTATCAAAGTGGAACTTGGCTTAAAAAATGGCAAGATGATTATTGCAGCTAGTAATTCcatcaataacaacaataccaagAAATTCTCTAGCAACTTCCATAAGAAAAAGGAAGGAGAAACAAATGCAGTGATGGGTAGTAGAAGAAAGAATCAGCCTTGGAAAAAACAACAATATTTTGCTCAACAACATtatgttcaacaaccacaatttTCTCAACAACTGTATGTAGCAGCTATTACACCAACTTTCAATCAGCAAGTCCCAGTGCATCAGTCGACTCAAGCAGTTCCGATCTTTCAAACAACACCATACGTTCCAACTTATCAACAAGCGCCCAACGCTTCAGCTTATCAACAAAGGACTCCAGCTCCGCGCCAAAATGCTCCATTCCAAAATAGAAGACAAGGTGGAAAACCTCAGATTCCTCAGATTCCTATGTCTTACACTGAATTATATCCGTCATTGTTGAAGAAAGGGTTAGTTGTTCTGAAACCTTCGGGACCTCCACCAAATCCTCTCCCACCATATTACAATCCCAATGTGCATTGTCTGTTCCATGAAGGTGCCCCAGGGCATGATTTGGAAGGTTGTTATGCCTTAAAACATATTGTGAGGGAATTGATTGAGAAAAAGATTCTTTCACTTGGGGATACTAGTCCAAATGTCAAAAACAATCCTTTGCCTGCTCATGGGTCTGTAAATGCTATTGATGATGAGCCTGATGAAGGTCTGATTCTTGATGCAACCAAAATCAAGACTCCACTCAGATATTTTCATGCAAAGTTAGTGGAGGCAGGTTTATTGAAAAATTGCCATAAGAGTTGTGAAGAATGTACTATTGGTCCTAAAGGATGTGAAATGGTCCGAAAGGATATTCAAGAATTGATTAACCAAGGTGTGTTGCAAGTAAGCGGTCGTATGAAAAAGAATGAGGTGCCAGTGATTGAACCCATCTTCAATCTGCCTGAGTTAAGTACTACAACACCAATCTTCAACATTCCAGAGCCAATATTCAACATTCTAGATTCTACTTTTGTTCAACCAATTTTCAACATTCCAGAATCAGTTGAACCAATCTTCAATATGCCTAATCCAGTGGTTGTCCAAAGGCCTAGCTCTTTTCCTTTTGAGAATACTAAAGCAGTTCCTTGGAAGTATGATACAGCTGTGGTTAACCAAAGGTCTGAGAAAGTAGGTCAGAAAGAAGGTCTGAATATTGCAAGCACTGGTATAGTAGTGGGAAGTAGAATGACTCGTAGTGGTCGCATTTATACCCCTCAGTTCAACTTGGCTCCACCAATTCCACCAAAAGAAACCACCACTACTGTTACCGACAAAGGCAAAGAGGTGATCACAACTGATGAAGACGCTGAATTTCTGAggattatcaagaagagtgattgCAAGATTATTGATCAGCTGCATCAAACTCCTTCAAAGATATCCATTTTGTCTCTTCTCATGAGTTCTCCAGCTCATAGGAGTGCCTTGCAGAAATTGTTAGCTCAGGCTCATGTCACTCATGACATTACTATTGATTAA